In Salmonella enterica subsp. enterica serovar Typhimurium str. LT2, a single window of DNA contains:
- a CDS encoding putative inner membrane protein yields MILFPQNEDTVMSEMVAFRQGTSMPSRETILHYVVETVNQITELEPALHLLPWSGVNSAIYEQRFAQCYDEGLCAAQTSAPNVPQGILPSTDWAQGIGLLCFAAGYMSAGERPLTHNQLCDFVKQAAVGLSPIEGEAASGFSTVRSIALPVFRRLQRDGHASRVLLLQTLLHLVAWKSASQYARQQAQRLLWMGGILGEGGEHSLLVLDKALREEAVGEKSLPALLIFTSFLAHFPAGPVFID; encoded by the coding sequence GTGATTCTGTTCCCGCAAAATGAGGACACAGTAATGAGTGAAATGGTTGCGTTTCGGCAAGGTACATCCATGCCATCCAGAGAAACCATCTTGCATTATGTTGTTGAGACGGTGAATCAGATAACTGAGCTTGAGCCAGCGCTGCATTTACTGCCGTGGTCTGGCGTCAACTCAGCAATATATGAGCAACGTTTTGCACAGTGTTACGACGAGGGGCTTTGTGCCGCACAGACGTCGGCACCGAATGTTCCGCAGGGGATTCTGCCATCAACCGATTGGGCTCAGGGTATCGGGTTACTCTGTTTTGCCGCAGGGTATATGAGCGCAGGCGAGCGGCCATTAACACACAATCAGTTATGCGATTTCGTCAAACAGGCGGCTGTTGGTTTATCGCCGATTGAGGGGGAGGCGGCGAGCGGTTTCTCGACGGTACGTAGTATTGCATTACCCGTATTCAGGCGATTGCAACGCGATGGTCACGCGTCTCGGGTCCTGCTGTTACAAACGTTGCTGCATCTGGTCGCCTGGAAAAGCGCATCGCAGTATGCGCGTCAACAGGCGCAACGACTGCTCTGGATGGGCGGCATTTTGGGGGAAGGGGGGGAGCATAGCCTGCTTGTACTGGATAAGGCGCTGCGTGAAGAAGCCGTCGGGGAGAAAAGTCTCCCCGCTCTGCTGATCTTCACGAGTTTCCTGGCGCATTTTCCGGCAGGGCCAGTCTTTATTGACTAG